One window from the genome of bacterium encodes:
- a CDS encoding GFA family protein: protein MKEAKFYEGGCHCRAVRFRVRVDEPTVNECNCSICSKKGFLGLIVSADAFELLEGDDALETYRFNTGSAQHRFCRSCGIHPFSRPRSHPEGYDINIRCLDGDVLEEFACRPFDGQNWERSVEKIR, encoded by the coding sequence ATGAAGGAAGCCAAGTTCTACGAGGGGGGCTGTCACTGTCGTGCCGTTCGCTTTCGCGTTCGAGTCGACGAACCCACGGTCAACGAGTGCAATTGCTCGATCTGTTCGAAGAAGGGCTTCCTGGGTCTGATCGTGTCGGCGGACGCGTTCGAGCTACTCGAAGGCGACGATGCCCTGGAGACCTATCGTTTCAACACCGGAAGCGCCCAGCACCGCTTCTGTCGAAGTTGCGGTATCCACCCATTTTCGCGTCCGCGTTCCCACCCCGAAGGCTATGACATCAATATTCGCTGCCTGGACGGAGACGTCCTCGAGGAGTTTGCATGCCGCCCCTTCGACGGGCAGAACTGGGAACGCAGCGTCGAGAAGATCCGTTGA